A genomic segment from Salmo trutta chromosome 38, fSalTru1.1, whole genome shotgun sequence encodes:
- the LOC115177929 gene encoding spidroin-2-like → MELSTARMSGPRCPHSTARIHRAKVSTLHGQDPQVQGVHSPRPGSTEPRCPLSTARIHRSKVFTLHGQDPQSQGVHSPRPGSTEPKYPLSTARIHRSKVFTLHGQDPQSQGVHSPRPGSTGPRCSLSKARIHRAKVSTLHGQDPQGQGVHTPRPGSTGPKYPLSTARIHRAKVSTLHGQDPQGQGVHSPRPGSTGPRCPLSKARIHRAKVSTLQGQDPQGQGVHTPRPGSTEPRCPLSKAGIHRAKVSTLQGQDPQGQGVPTQRPGSTEPRCPLSTARIHRSKVFTLHGQDPQSQGVHSPRPGSTEPKYPLSTARIHRSKVFTLHGQDPQSQGVHSPRPGSTGPRCSLSKARIHRAKVSTLQGRDPQGQGVHSPRPGSTGPRCPHSKARIHRAKVSTLQGQDPQGQGVHSPRPGSTGPRCPLSKARIHRAKVSTLQGQDPQGQGVHSPRPGSTGPRCPLSKARIHRAKVSTLQGQDPQGQGVHSPRPGSTGPRCPLSKARIHRAKVSTLQGQDPQGQGVHSPRPGSTGPRCPLSKARIHRAKVSTLQGQDPQGQGVHSGHMEKSSSGSF, encoded by the coding sequence ATGGAGCTCTCCACGGCCAGGATGTCAGGGCCAAGGTGTCCCCACTCAACGGCCAGGATCCACAGGGCCAAGGTGTCCACACTCCACGGCCAGGATCCACAGGTCCAAGGTGTTCACTCTCCACGGCCAGGATCCACAGAGCCAAGGTGTCCACTCTCCACGGCCAGGATCCACAGGTCCAAGGTGTTCACTCTCCACGGCCAGGATCCACAGAGCCAAGGTGTCCACTCTCCACGGCCAGGATCCACAGAGCCAAAGTATCCACTCTCCACGGCCAGGATCCACAGGTCCAAGGTGTTCACTCTCCACGGCCAGGATCCACAGAGCCAAGGTGTCCACTCTCCACGGCCAGGATCCACAGGTCCAAGGTGTTCACTCTCCAAGGCCAGGATCCACAGAGCCAAGGTGTCCACTCTCCACGGCCAGGATCCACAGGGCCAAGGTGTCCACACTCCACGGCCAGGATCCACAGGGCCAAAGTATCCACTCTCCACGGCCAGGATCCACAGGGCCAAGGTGTCCACACTCCACGGCCAGGATCCACAGGGCCAAGGTGTCCACTCTCCAAGGCCGGGATCCACAGGGCCAAGGTGTCCACTCTCCAAGGCCAGGATCCACAGGGCCAAGGTGTCCACTCTCCAAGGCCAGGATCCACAGGGCCAAGGTGTCCACACTCCAAGGCCAGGATCCACAGAGCCAAGGTGTCCACTCTCCAAGGCCGGGATCCACAGGGCCAAGGTGTCCACTCTCCAAGGCCAGGATCCACAGGGCCAAGGTGTCCCCACTCAACGGCCAGGATCCACAGAGCCAAGGTGTCCACTCTCCACGGCCAGGATCCACAGGTCCAAGGTGTTCACTCTCCACGGCCAGGATCCACAGAGCCAAGGTGTCCACTCTCCACGGCCAGGATCCACAGAGCCAAAGTATCCACTCTCCACGGCCAGGATCCACAGGTCCAAAGTGTTCACTCTCCACGGCCAGGATCCACAGAGCCAAGGTGTCCACTCTCCACGGCCAGGATCCACAGGTCCAAGGTGTTCACTCTCCAAGGCCAGGATCCACAGAGCCAAGGTGTCCACTCTCCAAGGCCGGGATCCACAGGGCCAAGGTGTCCACTCTCCAAGGCCAGGATCCACAGGGCCAAGGTGTCCACACTCCAAGGCCAGGATCCACAGGGCCAAGGTGTCCACACTCCAAGGCCAGGATCCACAGGGCCAAGGTGTCCACTCTCCAAGGCCAGGATCCACAGGGCCAAGGTGTCCACTCTCCAAGGCCAGGATCCACAGGGCCAAGGTGTCCACACTCCAAGGCCAGGATCCACAGGGCCAAGGTGTCCACTCTCCAAGGCCAGGATCCACAGGGCCAAGGTGTCCACTCTCCAAGGCCAGGATCCACAGGGCCAAGGTGTCCACACTCCAAGGCCAGGATCCACAGGGCCAAGGTGTCCACTCTCCAAGGCCAGGATCCACAGGGCCAAGGTGTCCACTCTCCAAGGCCAGGATCCACAGGGCCAAGGTGTCCACTCTCCAAGGCCAGGATCCACAGGGCCAAGGTGTCCACTCTCCAAGGCCAGGATCCACAGGGCCAAGGTGTCCACTCTCCAAGGCCAGGATCCACAGGGCCAAGGTGTCCACTCTCCAAGGCCAGGATCCACAGGGCCAAGGTGTCCACTCTGGACACATGGAAAAAAGCAGCAGCGGAAGTTTCTGA